One window of Sphingobium sp. TKS genomic DNA carries:
- a CDS encoding UPF0158 family protein — MMPENGQARSLLLSDLIEALEFVSASQDDEHHAYICRQSGRILFVSDNVEMDDAEELPENPEEGDYIIVPHRRDLDLGKRLALAFVAEELPEMRDKARDIFSRKGAYRRFKDLLEAKGALERWYAYEERAVEAAMCEWCDDVGLTWMRDTRSAATGRS, encoded by the coding sequence ATGATGCCGGAAAATGGTCAGGCGCGCTCCCTCCTCCTGAGCGACCTCATCGAGGCGCTCGAGTTTGTCAGCGCATCACAAGATGACGAACATCACGCTTATATCTGCAGGCAATCGGGCCGCATCCTCTTTGTGTCCGACAATGTGGAGATGGACGATGCGGAGGAATTGCCGGAGAATCCCGAGGAAGGCGATTATATTATCGTACCCCATCGACGCGATCTCGACCTTGGGAAAAGGCTCGCGCTCGCTTTCGTCGCTGAAGAACTGCCAGAAATGCGGGACAAAGCGAGGGACATTTTCAGCCGGAAGGGCGCCTATAGGCGTTTCAAGGATCTGTTGGAGGCGAAGGGCGCGCTGGAGAGATGGTATGCTTATGAGGAACGCGCGGTCGAGGCAGCCATGTGCGAATGGTGCGACGATGTCGGCTTGACCTGGATGCGCGATACCCGTTCAGCTGCGACAGGCAGGAGTTGA
- a CDS encoding DUF7686 domain-containing protein → MSTIACDQCHSGVPAFEVTHFGSIETGYRDLCSRCYNEEVARLSGIRFTHVDFQPMELPDANGDKHRFHFILRLLGTMLTLEALEVRADEQEGYEFQVHGVADADPFALMTRLLERMRHDLAVVHLVEGELGLAISGTTVRGRLTCDLESSDYMPLLIIDGREVNWEQFGRMLMSFEGWRIHLEIQDPSEEV, encoded by the coding sequence ATGTCGACCATTGCATGCGACCAGTGCCATAGCGGCGTTCCAGCCTTCGAGGTCACGCACTTCGGAAGTATCGAGACAGGTTACCGGGACCTTTGCAGCCGCTGCTACAATGAGGAGGTAGCCCGCCTGAGCGGGATAAGGTTCACCCATGTCGACTTCCAGCCCATGGAATTGCCCGATGCGAACGGGGACAAGCATCGGTTTCACTTTATACTGCGGCTCCTCGGCACGATGTTGACGCTGGAAGCTCTTGAAGTCAGAGCCGACGAACAGGAGGGCTACGAGTTCCAGGTCCATGGCGTGGCAGATGCCGATCCGTTTGCCCTTATGACGCGCCTGCTGGAACGGATGCGGCATGATCTTGCTGTGGTTCATCTGGTCGAAGGCGAATTGGGTTTGGCCATTTCGGGAACGACAGTTCGAGGCAGACTAACCTGCGACCTTGAATCCTCCGACTATATGCCATTGCTGATCATCGACGGGCGTGAGGTGAACTGGGAGCAATTTGGCCGCATGCTCATGTCCTTCGAGGGATGGCGGATACACCTCGAAATCCAGGACCCCAGCGAGGAAGTTTGA
- a CDS encoding ATP-dependent nuclease, with protein sequence MFVRNIGCIGPDGVSVALDDVVCVVGRNNSGKSTLLRAYELAQGSEKFDWSRDRHAHATADQPSEVILEIHIPDGIGNISEEWKEKRGDHRILTSPWQWHESYVGDSKLFPIRQTRRPGQIENEGYAEDGKAGGADNVFKSRLPQPVRIGSRGDPTEAEKALMKLVLEPVGTALSNAAADANTALAQAVAQLTNGVNGIVKQQEAKFSAAVSDVEQGFTSVFPGLSVKLDVQAAAPKFDAAKLIADGSGLRVTDGGAEVQLSQQGAGAQRALFWTMLQVRNRIVSDKKLRDDKIKALTKDLGKAQKDAEKAKEIQAQIDSIQDGGALPEDADDPALPGYILLIDEPENALHPLAARAAQRQLYQLAQQPEWQVMLTTHSPLFINPAMDHTTILRLEREHADGGFSPKTFRTDEAEFQADEKESLKAIQEMDPTFCEVFFGTYPIIVEGDTEHAAFIAAVVEAGHELIDQVTIIKARGKPQIRAVMKMLIHFQKDFGVLHDCDWPHGKDGKQNKDGSLAKSGSWAHNAEIRRLVNQAKSLGVAVAHHVSIPDFERRIGLPRGTAGKPFEAYLAIKKDDTIKAEVQELLQNLKQPERHAEGAKPACDAESFVDGLLQNLRTGAAKHQWEDAFRLGD encoded by the coding sequence ATGTTCGTCCGGAATATTGGCTGCATCGGCCCCGATGGCGTCAGCGTCGCGTTAGACGATGTGGTTTGCGTTGTCGGTCGAAACAATTCTGGGAAATCGACGCTACTTCGCGCGTACGAGCTCGCTCAAGGAAGTGAGAAGTTCGACTGGTCTCGCGACCGCCATGCCCATGCTACAGCCGATCAGCCTTCCGAGGTCATACTTGAAATCCATATCCCGGATGGAATTGGAAACATCAGTGAAGAGTGGAAGGAAAAAAGGGGGGATCATCGAATCCTGACGAGCCCCTGGCAATGGCACGAGTCGTACGTTGGCGACAGCAAACTCTTTCCGATCAGGCAAACGCGGAGGCCGGGGCAAATCGAAAACGAAGGCTATGCTGAGGATGGCAAAGCCGGCGGAGCTGATAATGTCTTCAAGTCCCGACTACCGCAGCCGGTTCGGATTGGATCCCGGGGAGATCCAACAGAGGCGGAGAAGGCACTCATGAAGCTCGTGCTTGAGCCTGTGGGCACTGCACTCTCGAATGCCGCGGCGGATGCGAATACCGCGTTAGCTCAAGCGGTTGCGCAGCTGACCAACGGCGTCAACGGGATCGTAAAACAACAAGAGGCCAAATTCAGCGCAGCCGTATCAGACGTGGAACAGGGATTCACCAGCGTCTTTCCCGGTCTTTCAGTCAAGCTTGATGTCCAGGCAGCAGCACCAAAATTTGATGCAGCCAAGCTAATCGCTGACGGCTCCGGTCTGCGCGTCACCGATGGTGGAGCTGAAGTTCAGCTGTCTCAGCAAGGAGCCGGCGCACAGCGAGCGTTATTTTGGACCATGCTCCAGGTTCGCAATCGCATAGTCAGCGATAAAAAGCTCCGCGATGACAAAATTAAAGCTCTGACCAAGGATCTCGGAAAAGCTCAAAAGGATGCGGAGAAGGCAAAGGAGATCCAAGCCCAAATTGATTCGATTCAGGATGGCGGCGCGCTGCCCGAGGATGCCGATGATCCTGCACTACCCGGTTATATATTGTTGATCGACGAGCCGGAAAACGCGCTGCATCCCCTCGCGGCCCGTGCGGCGCAGCGACAGTTGTACCAACTTGCCCAGCAGCCAGAATGGCAGGTCATGTTGACCACGCACTCGCCCCTTTTCATCAATCCAGCCATGGATCACACTACAATACTCCGGCTGGAACGCGAACATGCCGATGGGGGCTTCAGCCCAAAAACTTTCAGAACCGACGAAGCAGAATTTCAGGCCGATGAAAAAGAGAGCTTGAAAGCGATCCAAGAGATGGATCCGACCTTCTGTGAAGTGTTTTTTGGGACATACCCAATCATAGTAGAGGGTGACACCGAACATGCCGCCTTTATCGCCGCAGTAGTCGAAGCAGGACACGAACTCATCGATCAAGTCACGATTATCAAAGCGCGGGGCAAACCACAAATTCGCGCAGTTATGAAGATGCTAATTCACTTCCAGAAGGATTTTGGCGTTCTCCATGACTGTGACTGGCCACACGGCAAAGATGGAAAGCAAAATAAGGACGGTAGCTTGGCTAAGTCAGGCTCATGGGCGCACAATGCAGAAATTCGCAGACTGGTCAACCAGGCGAAGTCACTAGGTGTTGCTGTGGCCCATCACGTCAGCATCCCCGATTTCGAACGTCGGATCGGTTTGCCTCGCGGGACCGCAGGAAAGCCCTTCGAGGCGTATCTCGCGATCAAAAAGGACGATACCATCAAGGCCGAGGTGCAGGAACTCCTCCAAAACCTTAAGCAGCCGGAACGCCATGCCGAAGGTGCAAAGCCCGCATGTGATGCTGAGTCATTTGTCGATGGGTTGCTCCAAAACCTCCGAACAGGCGCCGCTAAACATCAGTGGGAGGACGCATTCCGTCTCGGCGACTAG